The Verrucomicrobiales bacterium DNA window AGAGTAAACCGGAACGGTCAGCACTAGCGCCTTGATGATCTGCAACCCCACATAGTTGATCGCCTCCCCCAGGGACTCGATGCGGCGGGGCAATCCAAAGAAGCTTGAGTTGACCAATTGAAGGATCTTGGCCGTAACGGACGGATCGCGGGCGATGATCGCTTCGACTCGATCGATCGACGAATGCGGCGACTGAAGCTCTTTGCCCAGCTCGATATAGAGCGAGGGAATGGTAGGCAGCAAACTGCATTGGGCGATGAGCCGACGCAGAACGTCGTTGGAGAGCAAATCCCGCAAGCCGAAGACCCGGCGGATGGTTTGCCGAAAAACGTCCAAGCTAAGCGGCTTGGAAAAACACTGATGCGCCGGCACGGAAAGGCGGATGATGTCATCAGGGTCGAGCTGTCCCGACAAGATGAAGCGCATGGTCTGGGGTGACTGTTGTTGAACCTGATCCAACAGGTCCGCGCCGTCCATCTCCGGCATCTGAAAATCCGCCACTACCACGTCGAAGGGCGTAGAGCTCAACAACTGCAGGGCTTCAGCACCACGGGTCGCCGAGGCCATGACCCAGTTGGGCTCGGCGATCCGCAACGCTTCCTGAAAGGCCAGGAGGAACGTGGCATCGTCATCCACAAAGAGAATGTGCTTTTTTGTCATGAGCGCAGGTCGAGAGCGAACCGGGTTCGCATCTGAACAAACCAACTAACACATTGATCGTAAGCCCAGCCCCTCGGCTTAACCCTAAAGTTTGAACGTCGAAAACACCAGAAAGGCGTGTTGCTCCAACAGGCTCCAACTGCCATCCCAGGACAGATACTGCGTCGCATACACGAAAACCACATACAGTAGCGCTACCAACAACAAAACCAGTCGGCCGGCCCAGCGGAAGAACACATGCCGCGGCAACTGTCGCCGACTGGCCCTCCCAACCGCCCATCCGGTCAGAAGCCGGGCCGGGAACATGAACAGGACAAACACCAGACTGGGCAGCCAGGCGATTTCCCGAGGCGGCAGCTCGATTTTCAACAGATACAAAGGGAGCGCCAGAACCACGGTCACCAACCCGGTTAAACAGAACGCGACCGGGGCGCGGATGAACCACTGACGAATCGGCCCAAGCTCGAAGAACGCCGCCAACCGATTCTCCAACGCGAACCGGGCCTGCAGGAAGGGTAGATAAATGGCTACACACACCAGTCCCAAGCCACCTGCCAAC harbors:
- a CDS encoding HDOD domain-containing protein translates to MTKKHILFVDDDATFLLAFQEALRIAEPNWVMASATRGAEALQLLSSTPFDVVVADFQMPEMDGADLLDQVQQQSPQTMRFILSGQLDPDDIIRLSVPAHQCFSKPLSLDVFRQTIRRVFGLRDLLSNDVLRRLIAQCSLLPTIPSLYIELGKELQSPHSSIDRVEAIIARDPSVTAKILQLVNSSFFGLPRRIESLGEAINYVGLQIIKALVLTVPVYSRFDGVRVRDYSPTAIWEHCWRTGVLARCVAQEEHQASAFCEEAFLAGLLHDLGKMVLIANLSSLCREATALATRAQISMHEAEKQVFGCTHSQVAAYLLGLWGLPESIVEAVAFHNEPMESPSNQFSPLTAVHVGNALDHAYSEGKPEHFKQLADVEYLMSLGLTARLDAWQNAGLIAFQRAKQASGE